AGCGAATTAAATCATGAACTTGGAATCATAGCACTAGAAAGTTGTACAGAGATAGGTAATGCTATAGACAGGTATATCCAAAAGATTAGAAATTCTAATGAATCATTCTTAATACCACTTAATGAAATCAGATTTTCTAATGGAGAAGGAAAAGTTAAAATTTCTGATTCTGTTAGAGGAAAGGATATTTACATTTTATGTGATGTTGGAAATTATAGTTGCACATATAAAATGTTTGGAATGGAACATCATAAAGCTCCTGATGAACATTTTCAAGACATTAAGAGAACAGTTTCAGCTATTAAAGGTAAAGCAGAAAGATTAACTGTAATAATGCCACTTTTATATGAATCAAGACAACATAGAAGAAAAGGTAGAGAATCTTTAGATTGTGCAATAGCGCTTCAAGAACTTGAAAGATTAGGTGTTGATGAAATTATTACTTTTGATGTGCACGACCCTAATATTCAAAATGCTGTTCCACTTTTATCTTTTGAAAACTTTTATCCAACTTATGATATAGTAAAATCAATTATATCTAAGGAAGAAACATTCGAACATAATAAAGAAAAACTACTAGTAATCAGTCCTGATACTGGTGCTATGGATAGAGCTATTTATTATTCAAGTGTTTTAGGTGTTGATGTTGGTTTGTTTTATAAGAGAAGAGATCATTCTACAATAGTTAATGGAAAAAATCCTATTGTTCAGCATGAATATGTGGGAAGAAATGTTGACGGAAAAGATGTTTTAATTGTTGATGATATGATAGCATCTGGAGAGTCTGTTCTTGATATTGCTAGAGAATTAAAGAGTAGAAATGCAAGAAATGTATATGTGGCTTCAACTTTTGCTTTCTTTACAGAAGGACTTGAGAAATTTAACAAAGCTCATGAAGAGGGGTTAATAACAAGAATATACTCTACTAATTTAACATATATACCACAAAACTTAAATGATGCACCATGGTTTAATTCAGTTGATATGTCAGAATTCTCAGCTAGAATAATAAATAGATTAAATCATGATGATTCAATTGCTAAATATATGGATGCAACAACAATAATACATAAATTGTTAAATAAATAATATAAATTTATTTAAGCAGGAATTCAAGTGATATACTCCCTTTGTAGCGGACAGTTAAAATAATAAAACTGTTTCTATGAAGGGAGTATTTTTCAATTTAAATTTAAAATCAATCTCAAAATAAAGAACAAGTAATCATAGATTTTGGTTCTCTGGCGGTAATAAAACAATGCCAGATCCAAGAATAGGGCCAATTATAAGTCCACAAAGGGTTATAAGTCCAATATTTTTGTTCATATGTTCCTCCTAGTAGTATTTTTGGTAGAGTATGTATCTTATAGTATCATTTAGGCGTGCATTTATAAAATTTGAGAGAGTTTCTACAAAGCTAAACAACTAGAAACTGTACTAAGAATTTTTTATAGTAAATATACAAAAAGGTCATGAAGCATGACGCTTCATAACCTTTAAAAAACTTTATTTAATTAATACTGAATTTCTATATTATAAAAAAGTTCTTCTAGAAGCTTT
The DNA window shown above is from Clostridium beijerinckii and carries:
- a CDS encoding phosphoribosylpyrophosphate synthetase — encoded protein: MSELNHELGIIALESCTEIGNAIDRYIQKIRNSNESFLIPLNEIRFSNGEGKVKISDSVRGKDIYILCDVGNYSCTYKMFGMEHHKAPDEHFQDIKRTVSAIKGKAERLTVIMPLLYESRQHRRKGRESLDCAIALQELERLGVDEIITFDVHDPNIQNAVPLLSFENFYPTYDIVKSIISKEETFEHNKEKLLVISPDTGAMDRAIYYSSVLGVDVGLFYKRRDHSTIVNGKNPIVQHEYVGRNVDGKDVLIVDDMIASGESVLDIARELKSRNARNVYVASTFAFFTEGLEKFNKAHEEGLITRIYSTNLTYIPQNLNDAPWFNSVDMSEFSARIINRLNHDDSIAKYMDATTIIHKLLNK